The Methanococcoides methylutens genome segment AGAATGGAATTAATCATCTTAGTAACACCCATTTAAACAACCCCTGAACGTATAAAATGATTTTGGTGAAAACAACGATGAATACGACATCAGCCTTAACTTTTTATAAAAATTACCCAGATAACGATATAATATAAAAATTTCTTCGGACAGAAACACCGAACACTCCGACCGTGTGGCTTATGATATAAATTTATCGATAGAACTGTAGAAAAGAACAAAATGCCAACCGACAGCAAAAAAACCATAAAATGAGAAGTTGAACCATTATTTTCATATTTCGCTATTTCTTACCTAACAGAAACCCTTAAATCCAGATTTGCCATAAATCCCGGTGGGAGACACATTAATGAAAAAAGCAATTATTGATACAAACAAAGGTCAGATCGTTTTGGAACTATTCGAAAAGGATGCACCAAAGACAGTTGCAAACTTTGAGAAACTCATCAAGCAGGGATTTTACAATGGCCTTACCTTCCACAGGGTAATACCAAACTTTGTCATTCAGGGAGGATGTCCAAAAGGAAACGGTTCAGGTGGACCTGGATACACCATTAAATGCGAGATAAATCCAAAGAAGCATACAAAGGGTGCCCTTTCCATGGCACATGCCGGAAAGAATACCGGCGGAAGCCAGTTCTTCATCACACATTCCCCACAGCCACACCTTGATGGAGTGCACACTGTTTTCGGAAAGGTCATTGAAGGTATGGATGTGGTCAACAAGATCAAAGAAGACGATGTAATGACAAAATTAAGAGTGGAAGAGGAGTAAACTCCTGTTCTATTCCCATCTTTAAAAGAACAGAGA includes the following:
- a CDS encoding peptidylprolyl isomerase, with translation MKKAIIDTNKGQIVLELFEKDAPKTVANFEKLIKQGFYNGLTFHRVIPNFVIQGGCPKGNGSGGPGYTIKCEINPKKHTKGALSMAHAGKNTGGSQFFITHSPQPHLDGVHTVFGKVIEGMDVVNKIKEDDVMTKLRVEEE